In Oikeobacillus pervagus, the sequence AATTACTATTGTATGTAGAAGTACATCAACTAAAAAAACAGGGATTTAAAGTCGCAGCTATTGCCAAAAAATTAAACATTTCTAGAAACACCGTTTATAAATATTTAAATATGGATTTAAAAGAAGCTTCAGATTGGATCGCTTCACTTGGAAGTAGGAGGAAAAAGTTAGATCTTTATCATGACCAAATCTTAAGTTGGCTAAAAGAACACCCAGATCTT encodes:
- a CDS encoding helix-turn-helix domain-containing protein — protein: MEKLLLYVEVHQLKKQGFKVAAIAKKLNISRNTVYKYLNMDLKEASDWIASLGSRRKKLDLYHDQILSWLKEHPDL